The following coding sequences lie in one Candidatus Methylomirabilota bacterium genomic window:
- a CDS encoding trypsin-like peptidase domain-containing protein: MARHATRILMALLVCAVLTGPGAAQTAPSGPLWSDSGGAQVPAEIARLNDHMSGLAERLKPALVQVRVRRAAEPQTEGEAPGSPEERRSSGSGFLIRQDGYLITNEHVVADADIIQVKLADGRRFVGRLVGKDERVDLALVKIEATGLPVAPLGDSNRLRVGEFVLALGHPFGLEQTVSLGIVSRKGAPLQVATPGFDFIQTDAAVNPGNSGGPLVNMAGEVVGINSMAARNGTIGFAIPINIVKGLLPQLASKGKVEWGWLGVGIAEIGDEDVPKYQLKEQRGVLIRHVVAGQPADKGGVKADDVILAVDGAQIEGPRDLQRIISTTPVGRAVKLYVMRAGKEQELEVTIGPYQAAASRPQPRRAPVVPHGPEGPAPKPPAPAPK, translated from the coding sequence ATGGCAAGGCACGCGACGCGAATCCTGATGGCGCTTCTGGTCTGCGCGGTATTGACCGGCCCCGGAGCGGCCCAGACGGCGCCCTCGGGCCCGCTCTGGAGCGACAGCGGCGGCGCTCAGGTGCCTGCCGAGATCGCCCGCCTCAACGATCACATGAGCGGCCTCGCTGAGAGGCTTAAGCCCGCCCTGGTCCAGGTGCGCGTGCGCCGCGCCGCCGAACCCCAGACCGAGGGTGAGGCGCCGGGGTCGCCCGAAGAGCGGCGCAGCTCGGGCTCCGGCTTCCTGATCCGCCAGGACGGTTACCTCATCACGAACGAGCACGTCGTGGCCGATGCCGACATCATTCAGGTAAAGCTGGCCGACGGCCGCCGCTTCGTAGGCCGGCTCGTGGGCAAGGACGAGCGCGTGGACCTGGCGCTGGTCAAGATCGAGGCGACCGGCCTGCCAGTGGCGCCGCTCGGCGACTCGAACCGGCTCCGCGTGGGCGAATTCGTCTTGGCACTCGGCCACCCCTTCGGCCTCGAGCAGACGGTGTCCTTAGGCATCGTCAGCAGAAAGGGCGCGCCGCTCCAGGTGGCCACGCCGGGTTTCGACTTCATCCAGACCGACGCCGCCGTCAACCCTGGGAACTCGGGCGGGCCGCTCGTCAACATGGCGGGCGAGGTCGTGGGCATCAACAGCATGGCCGCGCGGAACGGCACCATCGGCTTTGCCATCCCGATCAACATCGTCAAGGGCCTCCTGCCCCAGCTGGCGTCCAAGGGCAAGGTCGAGTGGGGCTGGCTCGGCGTCGGCATCGCGGAGATCGGCGACGAGGACGTGCCGAAGTACCAGTTGAAGGAGCAGCGCGGCGTGCTGATCCGCCACGTGGTCGCGGGCCAGCCGGCCGACAAGGGCGGTGTGAAGGCCGATGACGTGATCCTCGCCGTGGACGGTGCGCAGATCGAAGGCCCGCGGGATCTCCAGCGCATCATCTCAACCACGCCGGTCGGCCGCGCCGTCAAGCTGTACGTCATGCGCGCCGGCAAGGAGCAGGAGCTCGAGGTGACCATCGGCCCGTACCAGGCCGCCGCGTCGCGCCCGCAGCCGCGCCGCGCGCCAGTGGTGCCGCATGGGCCCGAGGGGCCCGCGCCCAAGCCGCCGGCTCCCGCTCCGAAGTGA
- a CDS encoding MBL fold metallo-hydrolase, whose amino-acid sequence MRAVLLGTGSPPPNPKRRGPATLLALGDEKFLVDAGSGVGIQLVQAGVRPYDWPRVLITHHHSDHMIDLGHLLITRWIVGQNAPFEVWGPAGTKRQMDKLLDFLDWDIEIRRAHMIKRERPRVAVTEIEEGKILEAGGVTVSAFSVDHDPVKPAFGYRFEGGGRSVVVSGDTRPSENLIRWSLGVDCLIHECCEMTKTSWVPGCGWPTLEEKIKDLASYHTQPEDIGRVAKAANPGKLVITHMMPASVPAELEAAAKRHYAGPVTVGEDLLEV is encoded by the coding sequence ATGCGCGCCGTCCTTCTCGGCACGGGCTCGCCGCCTCCGAACCCCAAGCGCCGCGGCCCGGCGACCTTGCTCGCGTTGGGCGACGAGAAGTTCCTCGTGGATGCGGGCTCGGGAGTGGGCATCCAGCTCGTCCAGGCGGGCGTGCGCCCGTACGACTGGCCGCGCGTGCTCATCACGCATCACCACTCCGACCACATGATCGATCTCGGCCATTTGCTGATCACGCGCTGGATCGTGGGGCAGAACGCGCCCTTCGAGGTCTGGGGCCCGGCCGGGACGAAACGGCAGATGGACAAGCTCCTCGACTTCCTCGACTGGGACATCGAGATCCGGCGCGCCCACATGATCAAGCGCGAGCGGCCACGGGTAGCCGTGACGGAGATCGAGGAGGGGAAGATCCTCGAGGCGGGCGGCGTGACGGTGAGCGCCTTCAGCGTCGACCACGACCCCGTCAAGCCCGCCTTCGGCTACCGCTTCGAGGGCGGCGGCAGGAGCGTCGTGGTCTCGGGCGACACGCGGCCGTCGGAGAACCTGATCCGCTGGAGCCTGGGCGTGGACTGTTTGATCCACGAATGCTGCGAGATGACGAAGACCTCCTGGGTTCCCGGCTGCGGCTGGCCGACCCTAGAGGAGAAGATCAAGGACCTCGCCTCCTACCACACCCAGCCCGAGGACATCGGCCGCGTGGCCAAGGCCGCGAACCCCGGCAAGCTCGTCATCACCCACATGATGCCGGCCTCGGTGCCGGCCGAGCTCGAGGCGGCGGCCAAGCGCCACTACGCAGGCCCCGTCACCGTCGGCGAAGATCTCCTGGAGGTCTGA
- a CDS encoding pyridoxamine 5'-phosphate oxidase family protein — MSRSLGAALPPALEKRLSQKDLPRLLGRGVPLLTVDDRGRPHPMFCSYLELLAVNATTIRVAVGARSSTRRNLEARGAATLLIVEPDVTMYVKCRAAGAPLMAGELARFDLVVEDVLEDAAAEGEEGARITGGLTYAPAPALDSDWARATLAALRAE, encoded by the coding sequence CTAGAGAAGCGGCTCTCCCAGAAGGACCTGCCGCGCCTTCTCGGCCGGGGAGTACCGCTCCTGACGGTGGACGACCGCGGCCGCCCGCACCCGATGTTCTGCTCCTATCTCGAGCTCCTGGCCGTCAACGCGACCACCATCCGCGTCGCCGTCGGCGCGCGAAGCAGCACGCGACGCAATCTCGAGGCGCGAGGCGCGGCGACGCTCCTCATCGTCGAGCCGGACGTCACGATGTACGTGAAGTGCCGCGCCGCCGGCGCCCCGCTGATGGCCGGCGAGCTGGCGCGCTTTGACCTGGTCGTGGAGGACGTGCTCGAAGACGCGGCCGCGGAGGGTGAAGAGGGCGCGCGCATCACCGGCGGGTTGACCTACGCGCCCGCGCCCGCGCTGGACAGCGACTGGGCGCGCGCTACGCTGGCGGCACTCCGGGCGGAGTGA